The Actinomadura graeca nucleotide sequence CCTCGTCGCCGTTCTTCAGCAGCTTCACCGCGCGCAGCTGCTCGTTGATCACCTTGAGCACGGCGCGGTCGAAGCCGCGCACATGCGTGCCGCCCTTCGGGGTGGCGATCACGTTCACGAACGACTTGGTGATCGTGTCGTACCCGGTGCCCCAGCGCAGCGCGATGTCGACCTCGAGGTCGCGTTCCACGTCGGTGGGCGTGAGGTGGCCCTGCTCGTCCAGCACGGGGACGGTCTCGGTGAAGTGGCCGCGCCCCTGGAGCCGCAGGACGTCCACGATCGGGGCGTCCTTGGCGAGGTAGGTGCAGAACTCGCCGATGCCGCCGTCGAACCGGAACGTCGCCTCGGTGACCTCCTCGCCGCGCTCGTCGCGGACGTCGATGGTCAGCCCCGGGATCAGGAACGCGGTCTGGCGCATGCGGTCCATGACGAGCGACTGCTCGACCGTCGCGTCCTTCAGGAAGATCTGCAGATCCGGCCAGAAGCGGACGCGGGTGCCGGTGACCTTCTTGGCGACCTTGCGGATCTGCCGGAGGCCGGACTTCTTCTTGAACCGGGCGTTCGGGCGGCCCTCGTCGGCGAACTCGCCGGGCAGCCCGCGCCGGAAGCTGATGGCGTGGGTGTGGCCCTCGCGGTCGACCTCGACGTCGAGCCGGGCGGACAGCGCGTTGACCACGGACGCGCCGACGCCGTGCAGGCCGCCCGAGGCCGTGTAGGACACGCCGCCGAACTTGCCGCCCGCGTGCAGCCTGGTCATGACCAGCTCCACGCCGGGCAGGCCCGTCTTGGGCTCCAGGTCGACCGGGATGCCGCGGCCGTTGTCGCCCACCTCGAACGATCCGTCGGGGTGCATCGTCACGCTGATGTGGGTGCAGTAGCCCGCGAGGGCCTCGTCGACGCAGTTGTCGACGATCTCCCACAGGCAGTGTGCGAGGCCCCGGCTGTCGGTCGACCCGATGTACATGCCGGGTCGCTTCCGCACGGCCTCCAGCCCTTCCAGCACCGAAAGGTGCCGGGCGGAGTAGCCGTGCGGGTCGTCGGTGGTCGCTTCGGCGGTCGCGGCGGTCAACTGCGTGTGCTCCTCGGGGGTAGGACATTCGGGAGCAGGGTACCCCCGGGCGCCGACAAAGCATCGGCAGGCTCGCCGCCCCGGTCGTCCCGGCACCGGCGGGTGGAGTCCCGAACGTCCACCTCCGGGTGGGTGTCTGACGGTTCGTTCGTTCCCTAGCCTCCTCCCCATGGCACAAACGATCGAGGTCGGGGACCTCCGCAAGCGATATGGGGACGTCCAGGCGGTGGACGGGGTGACCTTCGGGGTCGGCGAGGGCGAGTTCTTCGGGATCCTCGGGCCCAACGGTGCCGGCAAGACCACGACCCTGGAGATCATCGAGGGGCTCCGGGAGGCCGATTCCGGCGAGGT carries:
- a CDS encoding DNA gyrase/topoisomerase IV subunit B; the protein is MTAATAEATTDDPHGYSARHLSVLEGLEAVRKRPGMYIGSTDSRGLAHCLWEIVDNCVDEALAGYCTHISVTMHPDGSFEVGDNGRGIPVDLEPKTGLPGVELVMTRLHAGGKFGGVSYTASGGLHGVGASVVNALSARLDVEVDREGHTHAISFRRGLPGEFADEGRPNARFKKKSGLRQIRKVAKKVTGTRVRFWPDLQIFLKDATVEQSLVMDRMRQTAFLIPGLTIDVRDERGEEVTEATFRFDGGIGEFCTYLAKDAPIVDVLRLQGRGHFTETVPVLDEQGHLTPTDVERDLEVDIALRWGTGYDTITKSFVNVIATPKGGTHVRGFDRAVLKVINEQLRAVKLLKNGDEDVIKEDVLEGLTSVVTVRLPEPQFEGQTKEILGTSAATRIVSQVVTRELRAVFENPPRGQKQPLRAVLEKVVGAARTRIAARTQRDNQRRKNALENSALPAKLVDCRTADDRSELFIVEGDSALGTAKLARNSEFQALLPIRGKILNVQKASVADMLKNTECAAIIQVIGAGSGRTFDLDSSRYGRLILMADADVDGSHIRCLLLTLLYRYMRPMLEAGRVFTAVPPLHRIELVKPKKGLDKYVYCYSDGELTRKLVEFERKGQRWKEPVQRYKGLGEMDADQLAETTMDPRHRILRRIRIEDAEDAAKIFELLMGSEVAPRREFITAGASELDAERIDV